From Drosophila virilis strain 15010-1051.87 chromosome X, Dvir_AGI_RSII-ME, whole genome shotgun sequence, the proteins below share one genomic window:
- the mud gene encoding putative leucine-rich repeat-containing protein DDB_G0290503 isoform X3: MEIRVWKTILLQWVEKCNFIENITSLENSDIEAFFAFYAQYAQVKLPASPSSVTIPLELLQTFLRDNYPNFEPRLELDGHIVAADYIYVYTLLMHYTCVQSPSEYFQNICTNLPYNIQQYIAEFFQQTIKKPQMTRDHLHETIVSIPLSVQNKCNGNNSMIDSNTMDSASLDADASASTNPVTPKPVKRELINLPGVSQMPAPPTPKTELLEQCTRELLGLRAQLETERYEKAVLEEQILENEHLIDSLTKENLMKKKQLTKFTATLQDENDNENTYMHSYVPNEFENLKKQLLKKLSNKDTVLAKKNEEMHELICKHGKLASKLKISEEQVLFCIDRINDLELKLEKMAQLLTDKEDKIACLQRDKLELQQCLQETRAELHNGREVLNASLDFLETSQSADSMNTTPENLACSVIDKQLREKEEENDELRKLLTAIVEEKSNLLRKLLNIMIPFQMEMPSVPDVSQLACLNEPNVDQLSVRYEQELQRVRELQVQYYTLKQQNMQYEEYIQEQIKKKAEKFDRVLEETQLSLLSSIDKLQKRDKEIGDFANIYQELEKKDEQLAQMGCELIQRCSQTRILEEQIDGEREYSFSLQPNINSQQVIIHSQNDQLFEQRQHLSDIKEQLQYLIDMVGANFNQNTTSSATTENRLVYMKNMLICLLTRICNQDKHKKPENLLNQHCRLQTSRYQMNVSIQNLPKQQHNAANKNQLQLEQELKTITEKAKLQSIDQTQLIQQLEDERLELCSQKLEKAHVEQELMASNKKQKQLEQKIIEQTELLQKGESTTQSHQDQIILQRQQLDKQQRELNALQYKLELAEQQVKTAEAQLQKQESLLIHINKLQDAIKEAQHANLSLKQEQIQQTEHTRIVENDFNAIQYTLEKREEELEKNKVQLDSSTKRLEKVAIKLGEHQALLSKAQREINQFKLAQKEQAELIKALQHDKESLLLELQKNKERVNHSEKTQTSLAYKRDFAEAAQIATYGRTIKPERDCKETNSTIIQDLQQQVNDIEKEKVSLILEVGGLNSEIVQHQKRIADLSAQLQQANESIDAMRSSTQARENNACNAQELELIRRTYKEQLTTVEAQLAEALQELDRTRLLYESIQYQPNYKIKQPKLESKKLNIPRDEPENSNDTVSDSHRSQDKLIETLESYNSIQPQMQEMQEQLEQHRAKAHQREIDCQILQAKYRETKEEINHCEQKLKDQRLEMEGKLEKMKTKMRALYTAEVTRIKEKQERDAATNKLKMEKFSVQSAKYEEHTQKLSNQIVRLNEKILEQQKQLTIFSTKLRHRQEADQATTAFAASDEWQPFKRPRVPPTDLGSNLTMEDEEGEVFNNTYLTDLKLGSVPNMMAKELHHRNSLQPPHLKSAYAAQYNLDAHDDDLKNGPLSLDDSMSALLSTTEGNGVGMRKKSMGTHYKRPGPPTPSKNGGRLSFGSMEPPREILRETSDNNGFAKTPARFKIFASRFSIGSSGIGGGVHCLPSVEQRRRRQHKKNLFTELASQATPQ, encoded by the exons ATGGAAATACGTGTCTGGAAAACTATCCTATTACAGTGG GTggaaaaatgcaatttcataGAAAATATTACAAGTCTAGAAAATTCCGATATAGAGGCTTTCTTTGCCTTTTATGCACAGTATGCTCAAGTTAAGCTACCGGCGTCGCCTTCAAGCGTCACAATTCCTCTGGAACTACTTCAAACTTTTCTTAGAG ATAACTATCCAAACTTTGAGCCGCGTTTGGAACTTGATGGTCATATAGTAGCAGCAgattacatatatgtgtacacaCTTCTAATGCACTACACCTGCGTTCAGAGTCCTAGcgaatattttcaaaatatttgtacaaatttaCCATACAATATTCAGCAATACATAGCTGAATTTTTCCAACAGACTATAAAAAAGCCACAGATGACTCGTGATCATTTGCACGAGACCATTGTCAGTATTCCCCTGTCCGtccaaaataaatgtaatggAAATAATTCTATGATAGACAGCAACACCATGGATTCGGCTTCACTCGATGCTGATGCGAGTGCGAGTACGAATCCTGTGACGCCAAAGCCTGTGAAGCGGGAGCTGATTAACTTACCAGGTGTCAGCCAAATGCCAGCCCCGCCCACCCCTAAAACTGAGCTTCTCGAACAGTGTACGCGTGAGCTGTTGGGATTACGT GCTCAGTTGGAAACCGAACGGTATGAAAAGGCGGTTCTTGAGGAACAAATTTTAGAAAATGAACATCTGATAGATTCGCTGACTAAAG agaatttaatgaaaaagaaGCAACTGACCAAATTTACGGCCACCCTTCAGGACGAAAACGACAATGAGAACACTTACATGCATAGCTATGTACCCaatgaatttgaaaat TTAAAAAAACAACTGCTCAAGAAGCTTAGCAACAAGGATACAGTCCTTGCCAAAAAAAACGAAGAGATGCATGAGCTGATATGCAAACATGGCAAGCTGGCTTCCAAG CTTAAAATTTCAGAGGAGCAGGTGCTTTTTTGTATAGACCGAATAAACGACCTGGAGCTAAAATTAGAGAAAATGGCGCAGTTATTGACCGACAAAGAAGATAAAATTGCTTGTCTACAGCGTGACAAATTGGAGCTGCAGCAGTGTCTGCAAGAGACACGTGCCGAGCTACATAATGGTCGTGAAGTTCTCAACGCCTCCTTGGATTTCCTGGAAACTTCGCAGTCGGCCGATAGCATGAATACGACACCCGAAAATTTGGCTTGCTCCGTTATAGATAAGCAATTGCGTGAAAAAGAAGAGGAAAATGACGAGCTGCGTAAGCTTTTAACAGCCATCGTGgaagaaaaatcaaatttactAAGAAAACTGTTAAATATCATGATACCCTTTCAAATGGAGATGCCATCGGTACCTGATGTTTCACAACTCGCGTGCTTAAATGAGCCAAATGTAGACCAGTTGTCCGTTCGCTATGAGCAAGAGCTGCAACGTGTAAGAGAACTGCAGGTTCAGTACTACACACTGAAGCAGCAAAATATGCAGTATGAAGAGTACATTCaagagcaaataaaaaaaaaagcggaaAAATTTGATCGCGTGTTAGAAGAGACTCAGTTATCTCTGCTATCTAGTATTGACAAGCTGCAGAAACGCGACAAGGAAATTGGGGACTTTGCCAACATTTACCAGGAACTTGAAAAAAAGGATGAGCAACTCGCGCAGATGGGCTGCGAATTAATTCAACGGTGCAGTCAAACTCGTATCCTAGAAGAACAAATCGACGGCGAAAGAGAATACTCATTCAGTCTACAACCCAACATAAACTCGCAACAAGTGATCATTCATTCTCAGAATGATCAATTATTTGAGCAGCGACAGCATCTAAGCGACATTAAAGAGCAGCTACAGTACTTAATAGACATGGTAGGCGCTAATTTTAATCAGAATACAACTTCATCCGCTACCACCGAAAACCGCCTggtatatatgaaaaatatgttgATATGTTTGCTGACGAGAATATGCAACCAGGATAAGCATAAGAAGCCCGAAAATTTGCTGAATCAACACTGCCGCTTACAAACCAGCAGGTATCAAATGAATGTGTCGATTCAAAATCTTCCCAAGCAACAGCATAATgctgcaaataaaaatcaacttCAGCTTGAGCAAGAACTAAAAACTATAACTGAAAAAGCAAAGCTGCAGAGTATAGATCAAACGCAGCTGATCCAACAACTGGAAGATGAGCGACTTGAACTTTGCAGTCAGAAGCTAGAGAAAGCACACGTTGAACAGGAGCTGATGGCTTCCAATAAGAAGCAAAAACAGCTAGAACAGAAAATAATTGAACAAACAGAGCTGCTGCAAAAGGGCGAGTCCACTACCCAGTCGCATCAAGATCAGATTATACTACAAAGACAGCAGTTAGACAAACAGCAACGGGAACTTAATGCTTTGCAGTATAAGCTGGAACTAGCGGAACAGCAGGTAAAAACGGCTGAGGCACAGTTGCAGAAGCAAGAATCCTTGTTAATACATATCAACAAACTACAGGATGCGATTAAGGAAGCACAGCATGCAAATTTGAGTTTAAAACAAGAGCAAATACAGCAAACGGAGCACACACGGATTGTAGAAAACGATTTTAATGCGATTCAATACACGCTTGAAAAAAGGGAAGAGGAATTAGAGAAGAACAAAGTACAGCTGGATTCAAGTACAAAGCGCTTGGAGAAAGTTGCCATTAAACTAGGGGAGCACCAAGCACTTTTATCTAAAGCGCAACGCGAAATAAATCAGTTCAAACTGGCACAAAAAGAACAAGCAGAGCTTATCAAAGCGTTGCAACATGACAAGGAGAGTCTGCTGTTGGAATTGCAAAAGAACAAGGAGCGTGTAAATCATTCAGAGAAGACGCAGACTAGCTTGGCATATAAACGTGATTTTGCGGAGGCAGCACAGATTGCAACTTACGGACGGACTATAAAGCCCGAGAGAGATTGTAAAGAAACAAACAGCACCATAATACAGGATTTACAGCAGCAGGTGAATGACATCGAGAAGGAAAAAGTGAGCTTGATTCTTGAAGTTGGCGGCCTCAACTCGGAGATTGTGCAGCATCAAAAACGCATAGCAGATTTGAGTGCTCAATTACAACAAGCAAACGAGTCAATTGATGCAATGCGTAGCTCAACGCAAGCCAGAGAAAACAACGCTTGCAATGCTCAAGAGCTGGAGCTAATAAGACGTACATATAAAGAGCAGTTGACTACAGTAGAGGCGCAGCTGGCGGAAGCGCTGCAGGAACTCGACCGGACACGGCTCCTTTATGAATCGATACAGTATCAACCAAATTATAAGATAAAGCAACCTAAATTAGAGAGCAAGAAACTTAATATACCAAGAGATGAGCCAGAAAACAGCAATGATACAGTTAGCGATTCACATAGAAGCCAGGATAAGCTGATAGAAACTTTGGAGAGCTATAATTCTATCCAGCCACAAATGCAGGAAATGCAGGAACAACTTGAGCAGCACCGAGCTAAAGCACACCAGCGTGAGATCGATTGTCAGATATTGCAGGCAAAGTATCGCGAAACAAAGGAAGAAATAAATCACTGTGAGCAAAAGCTTAAGGATCAGCGTCTTGAGATGGAGGGGAAATTAGAAaagatgaaaacaaaaatg CGCGCATTGTACACGGCTGAGGTTACCCGAATTAAGGAGAAACAGGAACGCGATGCGGCCACTAATAAGcttaaaatggaaaaattcAGTGTTCAG AGTGCTAAGTATGAGGAACATACTCAAAAGCTATCTAATCAGATTGTGCGCCTTAATGAAAAGATTTTagagcagcaaaagcagcttACCATTTTCAGTACCAAACTACGACACCGTCAGGAAGCCGACCAGGCAACGACTGCTTTTGCGGCAAGTGATGAATGGCAACCCTTTAAGCGACCTCGTGTGCCACCTACCGATCTTGGCAGCAATCTAACAATGGAAGATGAAGAAGGTGAGGTGTTTAATAACACCTACCTTACAGATCTGAAGCTGGGTAGTGTGCCAAACATGAT GGCTAAAGAATTGCATCATCGCAATTCGTTACAACCACCACATTTAAAGAGCGCCTACGCAGCGCAGTATAACTTGGACGCCCATGATGACGATCTAAAA AACGGTCCACTTAGCCTAGATGACAGCATGAGTGCATTATTAAGTACTACGGAGGGCAACGGTGTCGGAATGCGTAAAAAGTCGATGGGTACTCACTACAAGCGCCCGGGTCCGCCAACACCCAGTAAAAATGGTGGTCGCTTGTCGTTTGGCAGTATGGAACCGCCGCGGGAAATATTACGAGAGACTTCTGACAACAATGGCTTTGCTAAGACCCCCGCCCGCTTCAAGAtctttgcatcacgttttagCATTGGTTCCAGTGGTATCGGTGGCGGGGTACATTGTCTGCCAAGCGTCGAG CAACGGCGTCGACgtcaacataaaaaaaatttgtttacag AACTCGCCTCCCAAGCGACGCCTCAGTAA
- the mud gene encoding putative leucine-rich repeat-containing protein DDB_G0290503 isoform X2 produces the protein MEIRVWKTILLQWVEKCNFIENITSLENSDIEAFFAFYAQYAQVKLPASPSSVTIPLELLQTFLRDNYPNFEPRLELDGHIVAADYIYVYTLLMHYTCVQSPSEYFQNICTNLPYNIQQYIAEFFQQTIKKPQMTRDHLHETIVSIPLSVQNKCNGNNSMIDSNTMDSASLDADASASTNPVTPKPVKRELINLPGVSQMPAPPTPKTELLEQCTRELLGLRAQLETERYEKAVLEEQILENEHLIDSLTKENLMKKKQLTKFTATLQDENDNENTYMHSYVPNEFENLKKQLLKKLSNKDTVLAKKNEEMHELICKHGKLASKLKISEEQVLFCIDRINDLELKLEKMAQLLTDKEDKIACLQRDKLELQQCLQETRAELHNGREVLNASLDFLETSQSADSMNTTPENLACSVIDKQLREKEEENDELRKLLTAIVEEKSNLLRKLLNIMIPFQMEMPSVPDVSQLACLNEPNVDQLSVRYEQELQRVRELQVQYYTLKQQNMQYEEYIQEQIKKKAEKFDRVLEETQLSLLSSIDKLQKRDKEIGDFANIYQELEKKDEQLAQMGCELIQRCSQTRILEEQIDGEREYSFSLQPNINSQQVIIHSQNDQLFEQRQHLSDIKEQLQYLIDMVGANFNQNTTSSATTENRLVYMKNMLICLLTRICNQDKHKKPENLLNQHCRLQTSRYQMNVSIQNLPKQQHNAANKNQLQLEQELKTITEKAKLQSIDQTQLIQQLEDERLELCSQKLEKAHVEQELMASNKKQKQLEQKIIEQTELLQKGESTTQSHQDQIILQRQQLDKQQRELNALQYKLELAEQQVKTAEAQLQKQESLLIHINKLQDAIKEAQHANLSLKQEQIQQTEHTRIVENDFNAIQYTLEKREEELEKNKVQLDSSTKRLEKVAIKLGEHQALLSKAQREINQFKLAQKEQAELIKALQHDKESLLLELQKNKERVNHSEKTQTSLAYKRDFAEAAQIATYGRTIKPERDCKETNSTIIQDLQQQVNDIEKEKVSLILEVGGLNSEIVQHQKRIADLSAQLQQANESIDAMRSSTQARENNACNAQELELIRRTYKEQLTTVEAQLAEALQELDRTRLLYESIQYQPNYKIKQPKLESKKLNIPRDEPENSNDTVSDSHRSQDKLIETLESYNSIQPQMQEMQEQLEQHRAKAHQREIDCQILQAKYRETKEEINHCEQKLKDQRLEMEGKLEKMKTKMRALYTAEVTRIKEKQERDAATNKLKMEKFSVQSAKYEEHTQKLSNQIVRLNEKILEQQKQLTIFSTKLRHRQEADQATTAFAASDEWQPFKRPRVPPTDLGSNLTMEDEEGEVFNNTYLTDLKLGSVPNMMAKELHHRNSLQPPHLKSAYAAQYNLDAHDDDLKNGPLSLDDSMSALLSTTEGNGVGMRKKSMGTHYKRPGPPTPSKNGGRLSFGSMEPPREILRETSDNNGFAKTPARFKIFASRFSIGSSGIGGGVHCLPSVEQRRRRQHKKNLFTGMHRRIPVMRPAKYFFPATPRRSCSNFNHQPVIAQWDAALKVLEHQPPGKIQHFSNTALLAMNSGKDSKPEICRSQLVTTTSSTISLASVSQILLSGCKRTDTARSSFCLHGTTRELEHNRMLQRSNIKQKRERCFDEWRHLSDSQSKEKEAKDELASQATPQ, from the exons ATGGAAATACGTGTCTGGAAAACTATCCTATTACAGTGG GTggaaaaatgcaatttcataGAAAATATTACAAGTCTAGAAAATTCCGATATAGAGGCTTTCTTTGCCTTTTATGCACAGTATGCTCAAGTTAAGCTACCGGCGTCGCCTTCAAGCGTCACAATTCCTCTGGAACTACTTCAAACTTTTCTTAGAG ATAACTATCCAAACTTTGAGCCGCGTTTGGAACTTGATGGTCATATAGTAGCAGCAgattacatatatgtgtacacaCTTCTAATGCACTACACCTGCGTTCAGAGTCCTAGcgaatattttcaaaatatttgtacaaatttaCCATACAATATTCAGCAATACATAGCTGAATTTTTCCAACAGACTATAAAAAAGCCACAGATGACTCGTGATCATTTGCACGAGACCATTGTCAGTATTCCCCTGTCCGtccaaaataaatgtaatggAAATAATTCTATGATAGACAGCAACACCATGGATTCGGCTTCACTCGATGCTGATGCGAGTGCGAGTACGAATCCTGTGACGCCAAAGCCTGTGAAGCGGGAGCTGATTAACTTACCAGGTGTCAGCCAAATGCCAGCCCCGCCCACCCCTAAAACTGAGCTTCTCGAACAGTGTACGCGTGAGCTGTTGGGATTACGT GCTCAGTTGGAAACCGAACGGTATGAAAAGGCGGTTCTTGAGGAACAAATTTTAGAAAATGAACATCTGATAGATTCGCTGACTAAAG agaatttaatgaaaaagaaGCAACTGACCAAATTTACGGCCACCCTTCAGGACGAAAACGACAATGAGAACACTTACATGCATAGCTATGTACCCaatgaatttgaaaat TTAAAAAAACAACTGCTCAAGAAGCTTAGCAACAAGGATACAGTCCTTGCCAAAAAAAACGAAGAGATGCATGAGCTGATATGCAAACATGGCAAGCTGGCTTCCAAG CTTAAAATTTCAGAGGAGCAGGTGCTTTTTTGTATAGACCGAATAAACGACCTGGAGCTAAAATTAGAGAAAATGGCGCAGTTATTGACCGACAAAGAAGATAAAATTGCTTGTCTACAGCGTGACAAATTGGAGCTGCAGCAGTGTCTGCAAGAGACACGTGCCGAGCTACATAATGGTCGTGAAGTTCTCAACGCCTCCTTGGATTTCCTGGAAACTTCGCAGTCGGCCGATAGCATGAATACGACACCCGAAAATTTGGCTTGCTCCGTTATAGATAAGCAATTGCGTGAAAAAGAAGAGGAAAATGACGAGCTGCGTAAGCTTTTAACAGCCATCGTGgaagaaaaatcaaatttactAAGAAAACTGTTAAATATCATGATACCCTTTCAAATGGAGATGCCATCGGTACCTGATGTTTCACAACTCGCGTGCTTAAATGAGCCAAATGTAGACCAGTTGTCCGTTCGCTATGAGCAAGAGCTGCAACGTGTAAGAGAACTGCAGGTTCAGTACTACACACTGAAGCAGCAAAATATGCAGTATGAAGAGTACATTCaagagcaaataaaaaaaaaagcggaaAAATTTGATCGCGTGTTAGAAGAGACTCAGTTATCTCTGCTATCTAGTATTGACAAGCTGCAGAAACGCGACAAGGAAATTGGGGACTTTGCCAACATTTACCAGGAACTTGAAAAAAAGGATGAGCAACTCGCGCAGATGGGCTGCGAATTAATTCAACGGTGCAGTCAAACTCGTATCCTAGAAGAACAAATCGACGGCGAAAGAGAATACTCATTCAGTCTACAACCCAACATAAACTCGCAACAAGTGATCATTCATTCTCAGAATGATCAATTATTTGAGCAGCGACAGCATCTAAGCGACATTAAAGAGCAGCTACAGTACTTAATAGACATGGTAGGCGCTAATTTTAATCAGAATACAACTTCATCCGCTACCACCGAAAACCGCCTggtatatatgaaaaatatgttgATATGTTTGCTGACGAGAATATGCAACCAGGATAAGCATAAGAAGCCCGAAAATTTGCTGAATCAACACTGCCGCTTACAAACCAGCAGGTATCAAATGAATGTGTCGATTCAAAATCTTCCCAAGCAACAGCATAATgctgcaaataaaaatcaacttCAGCTTGAGCAAGAACTAAAAACTATAACTGAAAAAGCAAAGCTGCAGAGTATAGATCAAACGCAGCTGATCCAACAACTGGAAGATGAGCGACTTGAACTTTGCAGTCAGAAGCTAGAGAAAGCACACGTTGAACAGGAGCTGATGGCTTCCAATAAGAAGCAAAAACAGCTAGAACAGAAAATAATTGAACAAACAGAGCTGCTGCAAAAGGGCGAGTCCACTACCCAGTCGCATCAAGATCAGATTATACTACAAAGACAGCAGTTAGACAAACAGCAACGGGAACTTAATGCTTTGCAGTATAAGCTGGAACTAGCGGAACAGCAGGTAAAAACGGCTGAGGCACAGTTGCAGAAGCAAGAATCCTTGTTAATACATATCAACAAACTACAGGATGCGATTAAGGAAGCACAGCATGCAAATTTGAGTTTAAAACAAGAGCAAATACAGCAAACGGAGCACACACGGATTGTAGAAAACGATTTTAATGCGATTCAATACACGCTTGAAAAAAGGGAAGAGGAATTAGAGAAGAACAAAGTACAGCTGGATTCAAGTACAAAGCGCTTGGAGAAAGTTGCCATTAAACTAGGGGAGCACCAAGCACTTTTATCTAAAGCGCAACGCGAAATAAATCAGTTCAAACTGGCACAAAAAGAACAAGCAGAGCTTATCAAAGCGTTGCAACATGACAAGGAGAGTCTGCTGTTGGAATTGCAAAAGAACAAGGAGCGTGTAAATCATTCAGAGAAGACGCAGACTAGCTTGGCATATAAACGTGATTTTGCGGAGGCAGCACAGATTGCAACTTACGGACGGACTATAAAGCCCGAGAGAGATTGTAAAGAAACAAACAGCACCATAATACAGGATTTACAGCAGCAGGTGAATGACATCGAGAAGGAAAAAGTGAGCTTGATTCTTGAAGTTGGCGGCCTCAACTCGGAGATTGTGCAGCATCAAAAACGCATAGCAGATTTGAGTGCTCAATTACAACAAGCAAACGAGTCAATTGATGCAATGCGTAGCTCAACGCAAGCCAGAGAAAACAACGCTTGCAATGCTCAAGAGCTGGAGCTAATAAGACGTACATATAAAGAGCAGTTGACTACAGTAGAGGCGCAGCTGGCGGAAGCGCTGCAGGAACTCGACCGGACACGGCTCCTTTATGAATCGATACAGTATCAACCAAATTATAAGATAAAGCAACCTAAATTAGAGAGCAAGAAACTTAATATACCAAGAGATGAGCCAGAAAACAGCAATGATACAGTTAGCGATTCACATAGAAGCCAGGATAAGCTGATAGAAACTTTGGAGAGCTATAATTCTATCCAGCCACAAATGCAGGAAATGCAGGAACAACTTGAGCAGCACCGAGCTAAAGCACACCAGCGTGAGATCGATTGTCAGATATTGCAGGCAAAGTATCGCGAAACAAAGGAAGAAATAAATCACTGTGAGCAAAAGCTTAAGGATCAGCGTCTTGAGATGGAGGGGAAATTAGAAaagatgaaaacaaaaatg CGCGCATTGTACACGGCTGAGGTTACCCGAATTAAGGAGAAACAGGAACGCGATGCGGCCACTAATAAGcttaaaatggaaaaattcAGTGTTCAG AGTGCTAAGTATGAGGAACATACTCAAAAGCTATCTAATCAGATTGTGCGCCTTAATGAAAAGATTTTagagcagcaaaagcagcttACCATTTTCAGTACCAAACTACGACACCGTCAGGAAGCCGACCAGGCAACGACTGCTTTTGCGGCAAGTGATGAATGGCAACCCTTTAAGCGACCTCGTGTGCCACCTACCGATCTTGGCAGCAATCTAACAATGGAAGATGAAGAAGGTGAGGTGTTTAATAACACCTACCTTACAGATCTGAAGCTGGGTAGTGTGCCAAACATGAT GGCTAAAGAATTGCATCATCGCAATTCGTTACAACCACCACATTTAAAGAGCGCCTACGCAGCGCAGTATAACTTGGACGCCCATGATGACGATCTAAAA AACGGTCCACTTAGCCTAGATGACAGCATGAGTGCATTATTAAGTACTACGGAGGGCAACGGTGTCGGAATGCGTAAAAAGTCGATGGGTACTCACTACAAGCGCCCGGGTCCGCCAACACCCAGTAAAAATGGTGGTCGCTTGTCGTTTGGCAGTATGGAACCGCCGCGGGAAATATTACGAGAGACTTCTGACAACAATGGCTTTGCTAAGACCCCCGCCCGCTTCAAGAtctttgcatcacgttttagCATTGGTTCCAGTGGTATCGGTGGCGGGGTACATTGTCTGCCAAGCGTCGAG CAACGGCGTCGACgtcaacataaaaaaaatttgtttacagGTATGCACCGCCGCATTCCGGTGATGCGACcagcgaaatattttttcccTGCAACTCCACGTAGGAGCTGCTCCAACTTTAATCACCAGCCAGTGATCGCGCAATGGGATGCGGCATTAAAAGTCCTAGAGCACCAACCGCCGGGAAAGATACAGCATTTTTCTAACACTGCGTTATTAGCCATGAATAGCGGGAAGGACAGTAAGCCGGAAATTTGTCGTAGCCAGTTAGTGACGACAACTAGCTCGACTATCAGTCTAGCATCCGTTAGTCAAATTTTATTAAGTGGATGCAAGCGGACAGACACTGCACGCTCGTCGTTTTGTTTGCATGGTACAACGAGGGAGTTGGAACATAACCGCATGCTGCAGCGAAgcaatattaaacaaaaacgtGAACGATGTTTTGATGAGTGGAGGCATTTGTCTGATTCACAGTCTAAAGAAAAAGAGGCAAAGGATG AACTCGCCTCCCAAGCGACGCCTCAGTAA